In the Acidobacteriota bacterium genome, CCTCCCTGATGATCGCGCTTTCCCGTGGAGGCGTTCACGAACCATGGGACTCGCTTCAGGTCGGCGGACTGCTGGGTTTCGGGTTGGCAATGGCCGTGATCTTCCTGGTGATCGAGTCGAGGTCGGATTTTCCCATCATGCCCCTGGAGATTTACAGAAACCGGGCGGTGGCGGTTTCCGTGATGGTCACCGTCCTGACCGGTTTCGGGTTGCACAGCACAGCGCTTTTCACGCCGCTGTTTTTCCAGGGAGTGCTGGGCTCGACCGCGACCGGAAGCGGCGGTTTGCTCACCCCCATGATGCTTGGAATGGTGTTCGGCGCCATTGTGTCCGGGCGGCGACTCTCCAGATCCGCTGGGGGCTATCGCAGGCAGGCCCTGATTTCCTCGGGAGCCATGGCAGTGGGCATATATCTCATCTCCACCATGAACGAAGATACGAGCTTCGCCCGGGCGGTGGCCTACGTCTCACTGACGGGGCTGGGACTGGGCGGTACCATGTCCACCTGCAACCTGGCCATCCAGAACTCGGTGCCGTTCCGGCTGGTCGGCAGCGCGACTTCAGCCATTCAATTCTCCAGATTGTTCAGCGGTACGCTGGGTCTGGCCGTGTTGGGAGTCGTGTTGACGGCGAGCTTCTCATCCAGGTTGGAAGAAACCGTCTCGGAATCCGTCCGAGCCGCGCTTGGCCAGGGGCAGTTCGAGGCCATCAGGCAAAATCCGCGGGTTCTTGTCGATCCCTCGGCGATCGACGCACTGAGGGCCGGCTTCGCGGAGAGAGGGCATGACGGTGTTCAGATGGCCGACACTTTTCTCGGCGCTCTCAGCTCGGCGCTGGTCGGAGGGTTGGGAGATGCCTTCAGGCTGAGTGCGTTGGTGGTGGGGCTGTCGTTCCTTGCCGCGTTGTTCCTTCGAGTTGAGAAATGGAGAGGCTGACGGACCCGTTCCCCGTCCCCGACGCACCGTTGACCTTTACTCACGGAGCGCCGCGTTACCCCCCACCGGTTCGACTGCGGGCGGAGCCCTTGTCTCACCGACTCCCCCTCAAGGGGGGAGTGATACCAGAGCGTTGTTGCAGGCCTCAAGAATCACTCCCCCCTTGAGGGGGAGTCGCAGAAGGTACAGACCGCATTCATCCTTTACA is a window encoding:
- a CDS encoding MDR family MFS transporter; its protein translation is MNLDSRHKAGSARDPSVAGGSLQLSGKQLLLAMTGVMLAMFLAAVSQINIATAMPRIVVDLGGFDRYTWASTAYLIASAIVIPIAGRLADIFGRRIFFILGLAIFMIGSIPAGLSQSMNQLIAARAVMGVGGGILMANSFAAAADLFPPGERGRYIGLIGLVYGMSSVIGPPLAGFITDHYSWNWVFLMNVPAGIPVLWLLARTFPQVAPGIEKRKLDYAGMVTLALAVASLMIALSRGGVHEPWDSLQVGGLLGFGLAMAVIFLVIESRSDFPIMPLEIYRNRAVAVSVMVTVLTGFGLHSTALFTPLFFQGVLGSTATGSGGLLTPMMLGMVFGAIVSGRRLSRSAGGYRRQALISSGAMAVGIYLISTMNEDTSFARAVAYVSLTGLGLGGTMSTCNLAIQNSVPFRLVGSATSAIQFSRLFSGTLGLAVLGVVLTASFSSRLEETVSESVRAALGQGQFEAIRQNPRVLVDPSAIDALRAGFAERGHDGVQMADTFLGALSSALVGGLGDAFRLSALVVGLSFLAALFLRVEKWRG